One Callospermophilus lateralis isolate mCalLat2 chromosome 6, mCalLat2.hap1, whole genome shotgun sequence genomic region harbors:
- the LOC143401735 gene encoding sperm motility kinase 2B-like, with protein MVSQSSQSRVALWGPGSCQEPGFLDQYEVLRAIGHGEFGEVHLARHRLTGAEVAVKVLKTVTQNISDLSKPLMLKSLEHPNVIQLFQVIRTRENLYMVMEYAGGGQLLEHIPPGGMQQEEACRLFRQIVCALGHCHDKGIVHRDLKPGNIVLDARGHVKLIDFGLSARFTAGQKMNDLWGTLAYIAPEVVLKQEYEGPPADIWSLGVILYFMLTGSHPFRGDTPQEMLLRILLARFQVPSSVPVKARRLIRQILVLNPKKRPTLKQILQHPWLRQGEPCAPHPSSQAHPTRPDPAILTMLFDLGFDPYQTWVSLAKRKFDVVMATYLILKHQQGQGVGSAFQGQPVPQWLRPRQRPENLSSVPVLPQRSASQPALCTFPLPSENPLPEIAQQPGHRGIRGGSLPAIPLRCPPAGAPTLRSCSRSDSGFPSPKPSRVLAWWSRAHSSSSSQDTARRQGPGHTNGWERVRSRIAACVRALCCCCVPRVSNNVAPM; from the coding sequence ATGGTTAGCCAGAGTAGTCAGTCTAGAGTAGCGTTGTGGGGGCCGGGCTCCTGCCAGGAGCCAGGCTTCCTGGACCAGTATGAGGTCCTGAGGGCCATTGGGCATGGCGAGTTTGGTGaggtccacctggcccgccatcgCCTCACGGGGGCAGAGGTGGCAGTGAAAGTCCTGAAGACGGTGACGCAGAACATCTCGGACCTCTCCAAACCTCTAATGTTGAAGAGCCTGGAGCACCCCAATGTGATCCAGCTCTTTCAGGTGATCAGGACCAGGGAAAACCTGTACATGGTGATGGAGTATGCAGGTGGGGGACAGCTACTTGAGCACATCCCACCTGGTGGCATGCAGCAGGAGGAGGCCTGCAGACTCTTCAGGCAGATCGTGTGTGCCCTGGGCCACTGCCATGACAAGGGCATCGTGCACCGAGACCTGAAGCCAGGGAACATCGTGCTGGATGCCAGAGGACACGTGAAACTCATCGACTTCGGCCTCAGCGCCAGGTTCACGGCCGGGCAGAAGATGAATGACTTATGGGGTACTCTGGCTTACATCGCCCCAGAAGTTGTCCTGAAGCAAGAGTATGAGGGCCCCCCAGCGGACATTTGGAGCCTGGGCGTCATTCTCTATTTTATGTTGACGGGGAGCCACCCATTCAGGGGGGACACCCCTCAGGAGATGCTGTTGAGGATCCTTCTGGCAAGGTTCCAGGTGCCCAGCTCTGTTCCCGTCAAAGCACGAAGGCTCATCCGCCAGATCCTGGTCTTGAACCCCAAGAAGCGACCCACACTGAAGCAGATCTTGCAGCACCCATGGCTGCGGCAGGGTGAGCCGTGTGCACCCCATCCTTCTAGCCAGGCCCACCCCACACGCCCAGACCCCGCCATCCTGACCATGCTGTTCGACCTGGGTTTTGATCCCTACCAAACCTGGGTGTCTCTGGCCAAGAGGAAGTTTGATGTGGTGATGGCGACGTACCTCATCCTGAAGCACCAGCAAGGCCAGGGGGTAGGGAGCGCCTTCCAGGGGCAGCCTGTGCCTCAGTGGCTTAGGCCTCGCCAGCGCCCCGAGAATCTCTCCAGTGTGCCTGTCCTCCCGCAGAGGAGCGCCAGCCAGCCTGCCCTGTGCACCTTCCCCTTGCCCTCTGAGAACCCGCTGCCTGAGATCGCCCAACAGCCAGGGCACAGGGGCATCAGGGGTGGCAGCCTGCCTGCCATTCCTCTGCGCTGCCCGCCTGCAGGGGCCCCCACTCTCCGCAGCTGCTCCCGGTCTGACTCTGGCTTCCCCagccccaagccctccagggtccTCGCCTGGTGGTCCAGGGCAcacagcagctcctcctcccaggaCACAGCCCGGAGGCAAGGCCCTGGCCACACCAATGGCTGGGAACGGGTGAGGAGCAGGATCGCTGCCTGTGTCCGAGCCCTGTGCTGCTGTTGTGTGCCACGTGTCAGCAATAATGTGGCTCCAATGTGA